Proteins found in one Wenzhouxiangella sp. XN201 genomic segment:
- a CDS encoding diguanylate cyclase yields the protein MRLNRRLQASRPGALLARRFLAGIALALGVLVNAQATGEDSLGRQLERAHELSITAPWNESEALLEEIQTRLSEATPEQRARFWLIRARNQSLSGRMEAALETLESLFNEPMTRKQEVRAYSLAANVAMLLRRWEETFDYLNRALELSAELDPSEFSDQPFSLAAYVYAKIGETDQAIDYGKRAVAIAREHGTARDLCVSRGRLAFVYKTARMFELARTVYREAVETCRESDDELITGIVESGLADLLRATGELEQAEDLFRQALARLKETDYHFGLGEARFYKARLHWERGEQEMTENLLEQALPPLVQDQAWDYVAEAHQVLGEIAMARGNHERALEHMSQQLESRERYLDLDRARQLAHLQVAFDMSSREQELALLREQRRADELENESRHNRDRLRWLVYAVTAFLVLILALLLAHVLRERRHFRRLAGLDSLTGLSNHTRLFDTARMMVDKAHQDHRPMVFAVGDIDYFKRVNDELGHIAGDRALIEVARVLEEAFPEPGLIGRIGGEEFAICLPGKTAGQTMPKLDEVRAALARIDYGGNQSPLSMSFGLAELQPNEPLEKLRQRADDALYRAKHGGRNVVVVADPR from the coding sequence TTGCGACTGAACCGCCGCCTTCAAGCCTCGCGACCGGGTGCTCTCCTCGCCCGGCGATTCCTCGCGGGCATTGCACTGGCCCTGGGCGTCCTGGTCAATGCCCAGGCCACAGGCGAGGACTCCCTCGGTCGACAACTCGAGCGGGCTCACGAACTGAGCATCACGGCCCCGTGGAACGAATCGGAAGCCCTGCTCGAAGAAATCCAGACACGCCTGTCGGAAGCGACACCAGAGCAACGCGCCCGTTTCTGGCTGATCCGGGCGCGCAACCAGTCGCTTTCGGGCCGGATGGAAGCGGCCCTGGAGACGCTCGAGTCCCTGTTCAACGAGCCGATGACGCGCAAGCAGGAGGTCCGGGCCTACTCACTGGCGGCCAATGTGGCCATGCTGCTGCGCCGCTGGGAGGAGACCTTCGACTACCTGAACCGGGCCCTTGAACTGAGTGCGGAACTCGATCCCTCGGAGTTTTCTGATCAGCCCTTCAGCCTGGCTGCCTACGTATACGCCAAGATCGGGGAGACGGATCAGGCCATCGACTACGGCAAACGAGCGGTTGCCATCGCCAGGGAGCACGGCACTGCACGCGATCTGTGCGTGAGCCGGGGCCGTCTCGCCTTCGTCTACAAGACGGCCCGGATGTTCGAGCTGGCGCGCACCGTCTACCGTGAAGCCGTCGAGACCTGCCGGGAATCGGACGACGAATTGATCACCGGCATCGTGGAGAGCGGCCTGGCCGACCTGCTGCGCGCCACCGGCGAGTTGGAGCAGGCCGAAGACCTGTTCCGTCAGGCCCTGGCCAGACTGAAGGAAACCGACTACCACTTCGGCCTGGGCGAAGCCCGCTTCTACAAGGCCCGGCTCCACTGGGAGCGGGGCGAACAAGAGATGACCGAGAATCTGCTCGAGCAGGCGCTGCCCCCGCTGGTACAGGATCAGGCCTGGGACTATGTCGCCGAGGCGCACCAGGTGCTGGGCGAGATCGCCATGGCTCGCGGCAATCATGAACGGGCCCTGGAACACATGAGCCAACAACTCGAATCGCGCGAGCGCTACCTCGACCTCGACCGCGCCCGCCAACTCGCTCACCTGCAGGTCGCCTTCGACATGAGTTCGCGCGAGCAGGAACTGGCCCTGCTGCGCGAGCAGCGCAGGGCCGACGAACTCGAGAACGAGTCCAGGCACAACCGTGACCGGTTGCGCTGGCTGGTTTACGCGGTCACCGCCTTCCTGGTCCTGATCCTGGCCCTGCTGCTCGCCCATGTGCTGCGCGAGCGGCGGCATTTCCGGCGTCTGGCCGGACTGGACAGCCTGACCGGACTGAGCAATCACACGCGCCTGTTCGATACGGCACGCATGATGGTCGACAAGGCCCATCAGGATCATCGTCCCATGGTGTTCGCCGTCGGAGACATTGACTACTTCAAGCGGGTCAACGACGAGTTGGGGCATATCGCCGGCGACCGGGCACTGATCGAAGTGGCGCGCGTTCTGGAGGAAGCCTTCCCGGAGCCCGGGCTCATCGGCCGAATCGGCGGCGAGGAGTTCGCCATCTGCCTGCCCGGCAAGACCGCCGGCCAGACGATGCCTAAACTCGACGAAGTCCGTGCGGCGCTGGCGCGAATCGACTACGGTGGAAACCAAAGCCCGCTGTCGATGAGCTTCGGCTTGGCCGAATTGCAGCCGAACGAGCCGCTGGAAAAATTGCGCCAGCGCGCCGACGACGCGCTCTATCGCGCCAAGCACGGCGGCCGCAACGTCGTGGTCGTCGCCGATCCACGTTAG
- a CDS encoding DUF6164 family protein, with product MPRLLLNLRHVPDDEIDEVRALMDAHGIECYDTPPGPFGITAGGIWLKNPDDYTRARELMDSYQDERRERVRAEWQATRDRGETETLASVARRHPLKITLIVLGSIFVLMVLFAPLVVFFRLAG from the coding sequence GTGCCCCGTCTATTGCTCAATCTGCGTCACGTTCCCGACGACGAGATCGACGAGGTGCGCGCCCTGATGGACGCGCACGGCATCGAGTGCTACGACACGCCGCCGGGGCCCTTCGGGATTACGGCCGGTGGCATCTGGCTGAAGAACCCCGACGATTACACGCGCGCCCGCGAACTCATGGACAGCTACCAGGACGAGCGCAGAGAGCGTGTACGTGCCGAGTGGCAGGCCACGCGCGATCGGGGAGAGACAGAAACGCTGGCTTCGGTCGCTCGTCGGCACCCATTGAAAATCACCCTGATCGTTCTCGGCAGCATTTTTGTGCTGATGGTGCTGTTCGCGCCGCTGGTCGTGTTCTTCCGCCTGGCCGGCTGA
- the recQ gene encoding DNA helicase RecQ — protein MSAAVEAGMPGNPEDLLRQVFGYSAFRGRQREIIDHVGDGGHALVLMPTGGGKSLCYQVPALMRPGTAIVVSPLIALMRDQVEALRHNGVAAAVLNSSLDAETRRRTEQDLIEGRLDLLYIAPERLLRESTLRMFERCEINLLAIDEAHCVSQWGHDFRPEYLKLDVLARRFPQVPRIALTATADHRTRGEIVERLLGREARVFVDSFDRPNIRYTVGLKRNARQQLLSFIRRRHPGQSGIVYCFSRRKTEETAGFLVEQGLDALSYHAGMGSAERQAAQDRFINEDGLIICATIAFGMGIDKPDVRFVAHLDLPKSIESYYQETGRAGRDGLPADAWMVYSLADVVRIRQLLEQSNAGDEQKKLERERLEALLAYCEQAGCRRPALLGYFGENHPGNCGHCDNCQDPPETWDATEAARMALSCVYRTGQRFGAGHVIDVLTGKSTERAEQLGHDRLSTWAIGRDTDRSTWHSVLRQLLAAGYLVPDPEGHGGLRLGADCRALLRGETDIEMRRDAVPSSRKSRSKKAVDIDTESPLWQALRQWRLETARSEEVPPYVIFHDATLAAIVEARPQTLDELADISGVGEHKLARYGEAVIRTLDGADD, from the coding sequence ATGAGCGCCGCAGTCGAGGCCGGAATGCCCGGAAACCCCGAGGACCTGTTGCGCCAGGTCTTCGGCTACAGCGCCTTCCGCGGGCGCCAGCGCGAGATCATCGATCACGTCGGCGACGGCGGCCATGCGCTGGTGCTCATGCCCACGGGTGGCGGCAAGTCACTGTGCTACCAGGTTCCGGCCCTGATGCGACCGGGCACGGCCATCGTCGTCTCGCCGCTGATCGCCCTGATGCGCGACCAGGTCGAAGCGCTCAGGCACAACGGCGTGGCGGCGGCCGTGCTCAACTCCTCGCTCGACGCCGAAACCCGGCGCCGCACCGAACAGGACCTGATCGAGGGACGGCTCGACCTGCTCTACATCGCGCCCGAGCGACTGCTGCGCGAGTCGACCCTGCGCATGTTCGAACGCTGCGAGATCAACCTCCTGGCCATCGACGAGGCGCACTGCGTCTCCCAGTGGGGCCATGATTTCCGCCCCGAATACCTCAAGCTCGACGTGCTCGCCAGGCGTTTTCCGCAGGTACCGCGCATCGCCCTGACGGCCACCGCCGATCATCGCACCCGCGGCGAGATCGTCGAGCGCCTGCTCGGGCGCGAGGCGCGCGTGTTCGTCGACAGCTTTGACCGGCCCAATATTCGCTACACCGTCGGCCTCAAGCGCAACGCGCGACAACAACTGCTGTCGTTCATCCGTCGACGACACCCCGGCCAGTCCGGCATCGTCTACTGTTTCTCGCGGCGCAAGACCGAGGAGACGGCCGGCTTCCTGGTCGAGCAGGGTCTCGACGCACTGTCCTATCACGCCGGCATGGGGTCAGCCGAGCGCCAGGCCGCCCAGGACCGCTTCATCAACGAAGATGGCCTGATCATCTGCGCGACGATCGCCTTCGGCATGGGCATCGACAAGCCCGATGTGCGATTCGTGGCGCATCTCGACCTGCCCAAGAGCATCGAGTCCTACTACCAGGAAACCGGCCGGGCCGGCCGCGACGGCCTGCCGGCGGATGCCTGGATGGTCTACAGCCTGGCCGACGTGGTCCGCATTCGCCAGCTGCTGGAACAGTCAAATGCCGGCGACGAGCAGAAGAAACTCGAACGCGAGCGCCTCGAAGCCCTGCTGGCCTACTGCGAACAAGCCGGCTGTCGCCGTCCCGCCCTGCTCGGTTATTTTGGCGAGAACCATCCCGGCAACTGCGGCCACTGCGACAACTGTCAGGACCCGCCCGAGACCTGGGACGCCACCGAAGCAGCACGCATGGCCTTGTCCTGTGTCTACCGCACCGGCCAGCGCTTCGGCGCCGGTCACGTGATCGATGTGCTCACCGGCAAGTCGACCGAGCGCGCCGAGCAGCTCGGACATGACCGTTTGAGTACCTGGGCAATCGGCCGCGACACCGATCGATCAACCTGGCACTCCGTGCTGCGTCAATTGCTGGCGGCCGGCTACCTGGTGCCCGACCCGGAAGGCCACGGCGGGCTACGTCTGGGCGCCGACTGCCGCGCCCTGCTGCGTGGCGAGACCGACATCGAAATGCGCCGTGACGCCGTTCCTTCCAGCCGCAAGAGTCGTTCGAAGAAAGCCGTCGATATCGATACCGAGTCGCCCCTGTGGCAGGCGCTCCGACAATGGCGGCTGGAGACGGCACGCAGCGAAGAAGTGCCGCCGTACGTGATCTTCCACGACGCCACCCTGGCGGCCATCGTCGAGGCCCGGCCGCAAACGCTCGACGAACTTGCCGATATCAGCGGCGTGGGCGAACACAAGCTGGCGCGCTACGGCGAGGCCGTCATCCGAACACTCGACGGCGCAGATGACTGA
- a CDS encoding SGNH/GDSL hydrolase family protein — MASSSRNVALQALATLALAGAPLYWLQGRHVRRKTPHLDEAPGERSGSVAGPEAVMRIAGLGESPMAAVGLADQAESVVPRLAAEVASRRNRGVDWQTAARSGATIDFTRTRLLPLLDADPTDVVIVALGVNDCLRLSSVRRWRVELARLIDAIRSRLEPGRIVLAGVPPMQHFPALPIPLSAMLGLRATLLDAATRQFAESEDDVLHAPMNFVEHPDGLFCRDGFHPNARAHALWARQLADLLNTP, encoded by the coding sequence TTGGCCTCGAGTAGCCGTAACGTTGCGTTGCAGGCGCTGGCCACGCTGGCGCTGGCCGGCGCGCCGCTGTACTGGCTGCAAGGGCGGCATGTACGCCGCAAGACACCGCACCTGGATGAGGCGCCCGGCGAACGATCCGGAAGCGTCGCCGGCCCGGAGGCAGTCATGCGGATCGCCGGCCTGGGTGAATCACCGATGGCTGCCGTGGGCCTGGCCGACCAGGCCGAATCCGTCGTGCCGCGACTGGCGGCCGAAGTGGCCTCCCGCAGGAACCGTGGCGTCGATTGGCAAACCGCCGCCCGCAGTGGCGCCACGATCGATTTCACGCGCACCAGGCTGCTGCCGCTTCTCGATGCCGACCCGACCGATGTCGTGATCGTCGCCCTGGGAGTCAACGACTGCCTTCGGCTGAGCTCCGTGCGCCGCTGGCGTGTCGAACTGGCACGATTGATCGATGCCATCCGGTCCCGGCTCGAACCGGGCCGGATCGTGCTGGCCGGCGTCCCGCCGATGCAACATTTCCCGGCGCTGCCGATTCCGCTCTCGGCCATGCTGGGCTTGCGGGCCACCCTACTCGACGCGGCCACCCGGCAATTCGCCGAATCCGAAGATGATGTTTTGCATGCGCCGATGAATTTCGTCGAACATCCGGACGGGCTGTTCTGCCGCGACGGATTCCATCCCAACGCCCGCGCCCACGCGCTTTGGGCCCGACAGCTGGCGGACCTCCTCAATACGCCATAG
- the hemH gene encoding ferrochelatase produces MSGSREHLVESIDATRQVKPHREAARAAVLMVNLGTPEAPTAKALRPYLKQFLSDRRVIEVPKLLWWFILHGIILPFRSPRSAKAYARVWTEHGSPLLVTSRNLAHKLEAEFRKDLPRVKVMLAMTYGQPDIDSAIDRIRRENIQRLLVLPLYPQYSATTTASVFDRVTDSLKRLRWLPEVRFVNDFHHDQNWQAAVAGSIRRFRQARGAPDKLLFSFHGIPKRNLLAGDPYYCQCQASAREIAGQLGLADEAWTLTFQSRLGRAEWLKPYTDQTLKALARQGVKKLQVVCPGFSVDCLETLDEIAVEGRQEFIQAGGESLEYIPCLNDSPEHVKVLNGLCRRHGQGWPEFAGGRDAGESTLEARVERAAAAAEQLGLE; encoded by the coding sequence ATGTCCGGTTCACGCGAGCACCTGGTCGAGTCGATCGATGCCACCCGCCAGGTCAAGCCCCACCGCGAGGCCGCCAGGGCCGCCGTGCTGATGGTCAATCTCGGCACACCCGAGGCGCCGACTGCCAAGGCGTTGCGACCCTACCTCAAGCAGTTCCTGTCCGACCGGCGGGTCATCGAGGTGCCGAAATTGTTGTGGTGGTTCATCCTGCACGGCATCATCCTGCCGTTTCGTTCACCGCGTTCGGCCAAGGCTTACGCCCGCGTCTGGACCGAGCATGGCTCGCCACTGCTGGTCACCAGCCGCAATCTGGCCCACAAGCTCGAAGCCGAATTCCGCAAGGATCTGCCCCGGGTCAAGGTCATGCTCGCCATGACCTACGGCCAGCCCGACATCGACTCGGCCATCGACCGGATCCGGCGCGAGAACATTCAGCGGCTGCTGGTTCTGCCGCTGTATCCGCAGTACTCGGCCACCACCACCGCCTCGGTCTTCGACCGGGTAACCGACTCGCTCAAGCGCCTGCGCTGGCTGCCGGAAGTTCGCTTCGTCAACGACTTCCATCACGACCAGAACTGGCAGGCGGCGGTGGCCGGATCGATCCGGCGATTCCGGCAAGCGCGCGGCGCGCCCGACAAGCTGCTGTTTTCGTTCCACGGTATTCCCAAGCGCAACCTGCTCGCCGGCGACCCCTATTACTGCCAGTGCCAGGCCAGCGCGCGGGAGATCGCCGGGCAGCTGGGGCTGGCCGACGAGGCCTGGACGCTGACGTTCCAGTCGCGCCTGGGCCGGGCCGAGTGGCTCAAGCCCTATACCGACCAGACCCTCAAGGCGCTGGCGCGGCAGGGCGTGAAGAAGCTGCAGGTGGTCTGCCCGGGATTCTCGGTCGACTGCCTTGAAACGCTCGACGAGATTGCCGTCGAAGGGCGACAGGAATTCATCCAGGCCGGCGGCGAATCGCTCGAATACATTCCCTGCCTGAACGACTCGCCTGAGCACGTCAAGGTATTGAATGGGCTGTGCCGGCGGCACGGTCAAGGCTGGCCGGAGTTTGCCGGCGGCCGCGACGCCGGTGAATCGACGCTCGAGGCCCGGGTCGAACGCGCTGCGGCCGCCGCCGAGCAGCTTGGCCTCGAGTAG
- the tatA gene encoding twin-arginine translocase TatA/TatE family subunit — MGISGISLPQILIILLIVLLIFGTKRIRNIGSDLGGAIREFRQGVRDDDDKEDDSQQESGDKKSAEETRKRSASDPDS; from the coding sequence ATGGGTATCAGCGGTATCAGTCTGCCCCAGATTCTGATCATTCTCCTGATCGTCCTGCTCATTTTCGGCACCAAGCGCATTCGCAACATCGGCAGCGATCTCGGCGGTGCGATCCGCGAGTTTCGCCAAGGTGTGCGCGACGATGATGACAAGGAGGACGACTCGCAACAGGAATCGGGAGACAAGAAGTCCGCCGAGGAAACGCGCAAGCGTTCGGCCTCGGACCCGGATTCCTGA
- the tatB gene encoding Sec-independent protein translocase protein TatB, producing the protein MGGIGFSELLLLALIALFVVGPRRLPEAARTIGRWTRQARRAWDGLKSEFDAEMDRDHNRRILEAEQTGSDPASSASADAKGSNEHRTDAD; encoded by the coding sequence GTGGGCGGCATCGGCTTCAGCGAGCTGCTGCTGCTGGCACTGATTGCATTGTTCGTGGTGGGACCGCGCCGCCTGCCCGAGGCGGCCCGGACGATTGGCCGCTGGACGCGCCAGGCGCGTCGTGCCTGGGACGGCCTGAAGTCCGAGTTCGACGCCGAGATGGATCGCGATCACAACCGGCGTATTCTCGAGGCCGAGCAGACCGGCAGCGATCCGGCATCATCCGCCTCGGCCGATGCCAAGGGATCGAATGAGCACCGAACCGACGCCGACTGA
- the tatC gene encoding twin-arginine translocase subunit TatC: MSTEPTPTEPEPTLIDHLLELRSRLLKAAVAVVVVLLVLAPFARTLYTMLAEPLARHLPEGASMIAIDVASPFLAPFKLALVLALLLAMPVVLYQLWAFVAPGLYRHEQRLARPVLAMAVLLFYAGCAFAYFVVFPVVFAFFTAVAPEGVTVMTDINSYLDFVLTLFIAFGLAFQVPVATVILVALGVTTPRALGRMRGYIALGAFTIAMLITPPDLISQTLLAVPVLLLFELGLVAARLLVRQPEDSGDQASS; encoded by the coding sequence ATGAGCACCGAACCGACGCCGACTGAGCCGGAGCCGACCCTGATCGACCACTTGCTGGAGCTGCGTTCCCGGCTGCTCAAGGCGGCGGTCGCGGTCGTAGTCGTACTGCTCGTGCTGGCGCCTTTCGCCCGGACTCTCTACACCATGCTGGCCGAGCCGCTTGCCCGCCACCTGCCCGAAGGCGCCAGCATGATCGCCATTGATGTCGCCTCGCCGTTCCTGGCGCCCTTCAAGCTGGCGCTGGTCCTGGCCTTGCTGCTCGCCATGCCGGTGGTGCTCTACCAGCTCTGGGCGTTCGTTGCGCCGGGTCTGTACCGGCACGAGCAGCGCCTGGCGCGCCCGGTGCTGGCCATGGCAGTGCTGCTGTTCTATGCAGGATGTGCATTCGCCTATTTCGTCGTCTTTCCAGTCGTGTTCGCGTTCTTCACCGCCGTTGCGCCTGAAGGCGTGACAGTGATGACCGACATCAACAGCTACCTGGATTTCGTGCTGACCTTATTCATCGCCTTCGGCCTGGCTTTCCAGGTGCCGGTGGCCACGGTCATCCTGGTCGCTCTGGGTGTGACCACCCCCCGGGCCCTGGGGCGCATGCGCGGCTATATCGCCCTGGGTGCGTTCACCATCGCCATGCTGATCACCCCGCCCGACCTGATTTCCCAGACCCTGCTGGCGGTACCGGTGTTGCTGCTTTTCGAACTCGGCCTGGTGGCTGCCCGGCTTCTGGTCCGGCAGCCCGAAGATTCGGGCGATCAGGCCAGCAGCTGA
- a CDS encoding BPSS1780 family membrane protein — protein MNSFPYHKAGFLRGLRWLPAAAERLFSAFGPMAGLAALWMLISLLAVVPLIGQLLLMLITPSLTAGAMAAFSEVEAGRRPVPTALVSAWRHPNLRSRLLGIGGFFLVGSLIALVLLAAWLGGQATPEQIEAAQTSPEAMAELLNAISFGPVLLLAGVAMAIVLSAMYFAIPLAAFADAPVGQALWISLRAVLANWAAFLGLGLALIALVFGLGLIFGLLTLSLGLALGGAGQMIGQVLFMLMAMLVQVLMAGTQWVAFREIFGSDDKRPDPPEDDQLLA, from the coding sequence ATGAACTCGTTTCCCTATCACAAGGCCGGGTTCCTGCGCGGCTTGCGCTGGCTGCCGGCCGCGGCCGAACGGCTGTTTTCCGCTTTCGGCCCGATGGCCGGGCTGGCCGCCTTGTGGATGCTGATCAGCCTGCTGGCGGTCGTACCGCTGATCGGCCAGCTGCTGCTGATGCTGATCACACCGAGCCTGACAGCCGGCGCCATGGCGGCTTTTTCCGAAGTCGAGGCCGGCCGGCGACCCGTGCCCACGGCGCTGGTCTCGGCCTGGCGCCACCCAAATCTGCGCAGCCGGCTGCTCGGCATTGGTGGTTTCTTCCTGGTCGGCAGCCTGATCGCCCTGGTCCTGCTGGCGGCCTGGCTCGGCGGTCAGGCAACGCCCGAACAGATCGAGGCTGCCCAGACTTCACCGGAAGCCATGGCCGAACTGTTGAATGCCATCTCGTTCGGGCCGGTCCTGCTGCTGGCCGGCGTGGCCATGGCGATCGTACTTTCGGCGATGTATTTCGCCATCCCGCTGGCGGCCTTTGCGGACGCCCCGGTCGGGCAGGCACTGTGGATCAGCCTGCGCGCCGTACTGGCCAACTGGGCAGCCTTTCTCGGACTGGGCCTGGCCCTGATCGCCCTGGTGTTCGGGCTGGGACTGATATTCGGGTTACTGACGCTGAGCCTGGGCCTGGCCCTGGGCGGTGCCGGCCAGATGATCGGCCAGGTTCTGTTCATGCTGATGGCCATGCTGGTGCAAGTGCTGATGGCCGGCACTCAGTGGGTGGCCTTCCGCGAGATCTTCGGTTCGGATGATAAGCGGCCGGATCCGCCCGAAGACGATCAGCTGCTGGCCTGA
- a CDS encoding TIGR00730 family Rossman fold protein, giving the protein MSIKSVTVYAASSQALDPVYVQAAGRLGRTLAEAGLEIVYGGGSTGLMGAMADGALAVDGRVHGIIPEFLTRVERGHQHLHTLEVVGDMRERKARMLEKADAVVALPGGCGTFEELFEAMTLKRLGQFLGPIVLVNTADYYDGLIKFLRYSTEQHFMNPAHLDLWQTVDEPEAVIEAIRRATSWSAREALATASVKPVR; this is encoded by the coding sequence ATGTCGATCAAGTCCGTCACCGTCTATGCCGCTTCCAGCCAGGCGCTCGACCCGGTCTACGTCCAGGCCGCCGGTCGTCTCGGCCGCACGCTGGCCGAGGCCGGCCTGGAAATCGTTTACGGCGGCGGCAGCACCGGCCTGATGGGCGCGATGGCTGACGGCGCCCTGGCCGTTGACGGACGGGTTCACGGCATCATCCCCGAGTTTCTCACACGTGTCGAGCGCGGCCACCAGCATTTGCACACACTCGAGGTGGTGGGCGACATGCGTGAGCGCAAGGCCCGCATGCTCGAAAAGGCCGATGCCGTCGTTGCCCTGCCGGGCGGCTGCGGCACCTTCGAGGAACTGTTCGAGGCCATGACCCTCAAGCGCCTCGGACAATTCCTCGGGCCGATCGTTCTGGTCAACACGGCCGACTACTACGACGGTCTGATCAAGTTCCTGCGCTACAGCACCGAACAGCACTTCATGAACCCCGCCCATCTCGACCTCTGGCAGACGGTCGACGAGCCCGAAGCGGTGATCGAGGCGATACGCCGCGCAACCAGCTGGTCGGCACGCGAGGCCCTGGCAACCGCATCGGTCAAGCCCGTCCGATGA
- a CDS encoding cytochrome c: protein MSTHCKQTLFITLLVVVGLTACQPESDEEQSLAPGQEPYLRYCASCHGNQGQGRPPSFPPLAGSEWTELAPEGLAAIVLLGLRGEIEVAGERYRGFMPPLKHIDDAQLAAIVNFMTAQWADSGSELAPADIAELRASLAGRGPLEGREGLDELIGERP, encoded by the coding sequence ATGAGCACACATTGTAAACAGACTCTCTTCATAACGCTGCTGGTCGTAGTCGGCCTGACCGCCTGCCAGCCCGAGTCCGATGAAGAACAATCGCTGGCGCCGGGACAGGAGCCGTACCTGCGCTACTGTGCCTCCTGTCACGGCAATCAGGGGCAGGGCCGGCCGCCAAGCTTTCCGCCGCTGGCGGGCTCGGAATGGACCGAGCTTGCGCCCGAGGGACTGGCGGCCATCGTGCTGCTCGGCCTGCGCGGCGAAATCGAAGTCGCGGGCGAACGTTATCGGGGTTTCATGCCGCCGCTGAAGCATATCGACGATGCCCAACTGGCTGCCATCGTCAACTTCATGACCGCACAGTGGGCCGATTCCGGCTCGGAGCTGGCGCCGGCCGACATCGCCGAGCTGCGTGCCAGCCTTGCCGGCCGCGGGCCGCTGGAAGGGCGCGAGGGGCTTGACGAATTGATCGGGGAACGACCATGA
- a CDS encoding rhomboid family intramembrane serine protease — protein MIVLGITVAAYFVQMTALTDVIRLFALWPLATPEMIRFADTGAIETGFAPWQLVTYGFLHGDLMHLFFNMFALYMFGLPVERAWGARRFLIYYFVCLVGAAIIQLLVAAISGDVYPTIGASGAVFGLLLAYGLMFPNSTIMLLIPPIPMKAKYFVVGYGLLTLFFGMTGTMAGVAHFAHLGGMLFGFGLILYWGSRGKRSR, from the coding sequence ATGATCGTGCTCGGCATCACGGTGGCGGCCTATTTCGTGCAGATGACTGCGCTGACCGATGTGATTCGCCTGTTTGCCCTGTGGCCGCTGGCCACCCCCGAGATGATCCGCTTTGCCGATACCGGGGCCATTGAGACCGGTTTTGCGCCCTGGCAGCTGGTGACCTACGGTTTCCTGCACGGCGACCTGATGCATCTGTTTTTCAACATGTTCGCGCTCTACATGTTCGGCCTGCCGGTCGAGCGCGCCTGGGGCGCCCGGCGTTTCCTGATTTACTACTTCGTCTGTCTGGTTGGGGCTGCCATCATCCAGCTGCTGGTGGCCGCGATCTCCGGGGATGTCTATCCCACCATCGGCGCCTCCGGTGCGGTATTCGGGCTGTTGCTGGCCTACGGCCTGATGTTTCCCAACAGCACCATCATGTTGCTGATTCCGCCGATCCCCATGAAAGCCAAGTATTTCGTGGTCGGTTATGGTTTGCTGACCCTGTTTTTCGGCATGACCGGCACGATGGCCGGCGTGGCGCATTTCGCCCATCTCGGCGGCATGCTTTTCGGTTTCGGCCTGATCCTCTACTGGGGAAGCCGGGGCAAGCGGTCTCGCTGA
- a CDS encoding MarR family transcriptional regulator — MTAANGRNPALRTAGEGPVVNEPDDTRVIGVVRNFRVAVRAVQAHSAWVERQCGLSAAQLWALWEVDRAPGISVSEIARRLSIKPATASNLLDKIEGKDLLRRSREGPDQRVVQLFVTEEGAKLLATAPLPAQGALLDALTRLRNDELDELSQGLEALVDILHTKDEGSAMSPMHPGKD, encoded by the coding sequence ATGACAGCGGCCAACGGTCGAAATCCCGCATTGCGAACCGCGGGTGAAGGGCCGGTGGTCAATGAACCCGACGACACGCGCGTCATCGGCGTGGTGCGGAATTTCCGCGTCGCCGTGCGTGCCGTCCAGGCGCACTCGGCGTGGGTCGAACGCCAGTGCGGCTTGAGTGCTGCCCAGCTTTGGGCGCTGTGGGAAGTCGATCGTGCGCCGGGCATCAGTGTTTCCGAGATCGCGCGCCGCCTTTCGATCAAGCCGGCCACGGCCAGCAACTTGCTCGACAAGATCGAAGGCAAGGACTTGCTGCGACGCTCGCGCGAAGGTCCGGATCAGCGCGTGGTGCAGCTTTTCGTGACCGAAGAAGGTGCGAAGCTGCTGGCGACCGCGCCATTGCCGGCCCAGGGCGCGTTGCTCGATGCGCTCACCCGCCTGCGCAATGACGAGCTTGACGAGCTCAGTCAGGGCCTGGAAGCGCTGGTCGACATCCTGCACACCAAGGACGAAGGCTCGGCGATGTCGCCCATGCATCCGGGCAAGGATTGA